The genomic interval GCTTACAGTTATCCTCGTGTGTCGGTTTACGATGATTATAATGGTTGGGATAAATTGCCTCATACAGATCGTCAAGAATTTTATAATGATTTTAATGATTATGTTTTTTCTGTAAAAGCGCCTAGAAATTATGTCGTTTATGCAACTGGAGATTTATTAAATCCAGATGAGGTTTTACAGCCAGAATTTGCTTCACGTTTAAAAAAATCATATTCTACAGATGAAATTTTGCATATCGCAAACGAACAAGAAATGAAAAGCGGCATCGTAACCAAACAATACGACTGGAATGTTTGGAAATTTGAAGCTAAAAATATTTCAGATGTTTGTTTTGGTTTAAGCGATCATTATTTATGGGACGCAAGTAGCGTTATTGTAGATAAAAAAACAAATCGTCGCGCAAGTGTTCAAGCGGCTTACAATGTGACTGGAACAGATTTCGTGAATTCAGTAAAAAACAATCAATATGCATTAGATTGGTTTTCTAACAATTGGCCTGGAGTTCCTTATCCGTTTTCTAAAATGACTGCTTTTCAGGGTTTTGCCGATATGGAATATCCAATGATGTGTAACGATTCGCAAATGGGTGATCCAGTTTTTGCACAATTGGTACAAGATCATGAAGTGGCGCATACTTATTTTCCTTTTTATATGGGAATTAATGAAACGCGTTACGCTTTTATGGACGAAGGTTGGGCAACAAATTTCGAATATTTAATCGGAATTGCTGAGCATGGAAAAGAGGCTGCAGATAAGTTTTATAAAGATTTTAGAGTAAAAAAATATATTTCAGATCGATCTACAGAACAAGATCAGCCTATTATTTCGATGTCTACGCAGGTTTCTGGAGCAGGTTACGGAAATAATTCATACGGAAAAGCTTCTCTTTCGTATTTGGCTTTAAAAGATTTGTTGGGAGATGATTTGTTCAAAAAAGCATTGCATTATTACATGGATACATGGAATGGAAAACATCCGATTCCATGGGATTATTTTAACTCTTTTAATACCTCAACAGGGAAAAACTTAAATTGGTTTTTCCATAATTGGTTTTTTACAAACAACTATTTAGATCTTGCAGTTAAAAGTGTTTCTGCTGATAATAAGACTATTATTGTAGAAAATATTGGTGGCTTTGCTATTCCTTTTGATGTTAATATTACTTATGCAGATAATTCAAAAGTAACATTACATCAAACACCTACAATTTGGGAAAAGAACCAAAAAACAGCCAAAATTGTTTTGAAAAATGGAAAGA from Flavobacterium sp. YJ01 carries:
- a CDS encoding M1 family metallopeptidase codes for the protein MEKKLLQFAVLAFVLFTQNIFAQDLYMPRNIKEAYANGTRSKDGKPGKNYWQNRGKYNMEISVDPKTRLVSGTETIIYENNSQDTLRNLAIRFVNNLHKPSSPRGSEVSDDFLSDGLTITSLKIENEVYKENARKWGTVGTVKLKKAILPHSKITLNIEWNYPLSKESGREGQIDETTFFVAYSYPRVSVYDDYNGWDKLPHTDRQEFYNDFNDYVFSVKAPRNYVVYATGDLLNPDEVLQPEFASRLKKSYSTDEILHIANEQEMKSGIVTKQYDWNVWKFEAKNISDVCFGLSDHYLWDASSVIVDKKTNRRASVQAAYNVTGTDFVNSVKNNQYALDWFSNNWPGVPYPFSKMTAFQGFADMEYPMMCNDSQMGDPVFAQLVQDHEVAHTYFPFYMGINETRYAFMDEGWATNFEYLIGIAEHGKEAADKFYKDFRVKKYISDRSTEQDQPIISMSTQVSGAGYGNNSYGKASLSYLALKDLLGDDLFKKALHYYMDTWNGKHPIPWDYFNSFNTSTGKNLNWFFHNWFFTNNYLDLAVKSVSADNKTIIVENIGGFAIPFDVNITYADNSKVTLHQTPTIWEKNQKTAKIVLKNGKKIKQIELDGGIFMDATPNNNILSVK